A single Lolium perenne isolate Kyuss_39 chromosome 6, Kyuss_2.0, whole genome shotgun sequence DNA region contains:
- the LOC139832128 gene encoding uncharacterized protein yields the protein MPPRTRLTRHSTPESKMAAEDLEWERSKISNQDTNMLKRLGLMKKEDAIRFPSEESYPKPPMEYRVSFVDHLIRGLSAPIHDFLRGLLFVYGIQLHQLTPNSILHISIFITLCECFLGIPPNWALWKRIFCLRRNGSHNATYNIGGVVICVRTDVDYFDVKFPDSVQGWRKRWLYIHEESANSVEHNIIPFDGSAKIQRRRSWDAEASEEEKKATEALMSRIHQLQNTRGKELSGVQITAYFLRIRVQPLQARKNPLWTYSGENDANRISNDLSVKDLEKLVRRVSRLAKKDPIPSSCRVEPYSASNPLPEVFCLLEFMSCSKLFLASHCIGISLIFFCRYFLAEPSYYGFPSSSS from the coding sequence atgccaccgcgcacgcgactcactcgccacagtactccggaatccaagatggccgccgaggatcttgagtgggagagatccaaaatctccaaccaggacaccaacatgctgaagaggcttggcctcatgaagaaggaggacgccatccgctttcccagcgaagaaagctaccccaagcctccaatggagtaccgggttagttttgttgatcacctcatccgcggcctttcggccccaattcacgatttcctccgcggtcttcttttcgtttatgggattcaactgcaccagttgacccccaattccatccttcacatttctattttcatcacactttgcgaatgcttcctcggaatccctcccaattgggctctgtggaaacgcattttctgcctccgccgtaatggctctcacaacgccacctataacataggcggcgttgttatctgtgtccgaactgatgtcgattatttcgacgtcaagtttcctgattctgtccaaggatggcgcaaaagatggctctacattcacgaagaaagtgccaactctgtggagcacaacataattcctttcgacggaagtgccaagatccagcgccgccgttcctgggacgctgaagcttccgaagaagagaaaaaggcgacagaagctcttatgtctcgtattcatcagctccaaaatactcgaggcaaagaactatctggtgttcaaatcactgcctacttccttaggattagagtgcagcctcttcaggctcgcaaaaatcccctttggacgtattctggtgaaaacgacgccaacagaatctccaacgatctttctgtaaaggacttggagaaattggttcgaagagtttctcgactagccaagaaggatcctattccctcctcttgtcgagtagaaccatacagtgcttccaatcctcttcccgaggtattttgtcttctcgagtttatgtcttgttctaaacttttccttgcatctcattgtattggtatctcgctaattttcttttgtcgctattttcttgcagaaccatcctactatggcttcccttcctcctcttcctga